A portion of the Blastopirellula sediminis genome contains these proteins:
- a CDS encoding DUF1501 domain-containing protein: MNWLHEQTRRHFFRNCGVGLGKIALASLLAESSLGVSAADTVSPFAPKPTHFPAKAKRVIYLFMAGAPSQLDMFDYKPKLAEMEGKPIPPSVIAGQRYAFIQPDAAVLGPQFKFAKHGECGAEISDTLPHLAKVVDDIAIVRSATTDHFNHAPAQLFCNTGNGVPGRPSMGAWLSYGIGSEANDLPSFVVLKSGGNLSGGAAMWNAGFLPSVHQGVPFRGEGDPILHVSNPPGYDNQAQRDSLDLIRDLNRQQLDQIGDPEIRTRMEAYEMAYRMQSRAPELMDFSQETKETLDLYGADPNDTKKSFANNCLLARRLVQRGVRFVQIYQAEWDHHSDVKGGVRGQCLKTDQACAALIQDLKRSGMLEDTLVIWGGEFGRTPMVESSAALGRSQGRDHHPQAFTMWMAGGGIKPGISYGQTDELGFNVVENKVHVHDIQATILHCLGIDHTKLTFRHRGLNFKLTGVEEHHPVMDLLS, encoded by the coding sequence ATGAATTGGCTCCACGAACAAACGCGACGGCATTTCTTCCGCAACTGCGGCGTCGGTCTCGGCAAGATCGCGCTCGCATCGCTGTTGGCCGAGTCGAGCCTCGGCGTCAGCGCCGCCGATACGGTCAGTCCCTTCGCACCGAAGCCGACCCATTTTCCGGCCAAAGCGAAGCGGGTGATCTACCTGTTCATGGCCGGGGCGCCGAGCCAGCTCGACATGTTCGACTACAAGCCGAAGCTGGCCGAAATGGAAGGAAAGCCGATTCCGCCGTCGGTGATCGCCGGGCAGCGGTATGCGTTCATTCAGCCCGATGCGGCGGTCTTAGGCCCACAGTTCAAGTTCGCCAAACATGGCGAGTGCGGCGCCGAGATTTCCGACACGCTCCCCCACTTAGCCAAAGTGGTCGACGACATCGCGATCGTCCGCTCGGCCACGACCGACCATTTCAATCACGCTCCGGCGCAGCTCTTCTGCAACACCGGCAACGGCGTTCCGGGACGACCGAGCATGGGCGCCTGGCTCAGCTATGGAATCGGGAGCGAAGCGAATGATCTGCCGTCGTTCGTCGTCCTGAAAAGCGGCGGCAATCTTAGCGGCGGCGCCGCGATGTGGAACGCCGGCTTTCTACCGTCGGTCCATCAAGGGGTTCCGTTCCGCGGGGAAGGGGACCCGATTCTGCATGTCTCCAATCCGCCCGGCTACGACAATCAGGCGCAGCGCGATTCGCTTGACCTGATTCGTGATTTGAATCGGCAGCAGTTGGACCAGATTGGCGATCCCGAGATCCGCACGCGGATGGAAGCGTACGAAATGGCGTATCGGATGCAGTCCCGCGCGCCGGAGCTGATGGACTTTTCGCAGGAAACGAAAGAGACGCTCGACCTGTACGGCGCTGATCCGAACGATACCAAGAAGTCGTTCGCCAACAATTGTCTGTTGGCACGCCGTCTGGTTCAGCGAGGCGTCCGCTTCGTGCAGATCTATCAAGCCGAATGGGATCACCACAGCGACGTCAAAGGGGGCGTCCGCGGGCAGTGCTTGAAGACCGACCAGGCCTGCGCCGCGTTGATTCAAGACCTGAAACGGAGCGGGATGCTGGAAGATACGCTGGTAATCTGGGGTGGCGAATTCGGCCGGACCCCGATGGTCGAATCAAGCGCCGCCCTCGGCCGCAGCCAAGGCCGCGACCATCACCCGCAGGCCTTCACCATGTGGATGGCCGGCGGCGGGATCAAGCCGGGGATCAGCTACGGTCAGACAGATGAACTTGGTTTCAACGTCGTCGAAAACAAAGTCCACGTCCACGACATCCAGGCGACCATCCTGCACTGCCTGGGGATCGACCACACCAAACTCACCTTCCGCCACCGCGGTTTGAATTTCAAACTGACCGGCGTCGAAGAGCATCATCCGGTGATGGATCTGTTGAGCTAG